Proteins from a genomic interval of Acinonyx jubatus isolate Ajub_Pintada_27869175 chromosome B4, VMU_Ajub_asm_v1.0, whole genome shotgun sequence:
- the TNS2 gene encoding tensin-2 isoform X4, producing the protein MKPRKAEPHSFREKVFRKKPPVCAVCKVTIDGTGVSCRVCKVATHRKCEAKVTSSCQALPPAELRRNTAPVRRIEHLGSTKSLNHSKQRNTLPRSFSLDPLMERRWDLDLTYVTERILAAAFPARPDEQRHRGHLRELAHVLQSKHGDKYLLFNLSEKRHDLTRLNPKVQDFGWPELHAPPLDKLCSICKAMETWLSADPQHVVVLYCKGSKGKLGVIVSAYMHYSKISAGADQALATLTMRKFCEDKVAAELQPSQRRYISYFSGLLSGSIRMNSSPLFLHYVLVPVLPAFEPGTGFQPFLKIYQSMQLVYTSGIYHVAGPGPQQLCISLEPALLLKGDVMVTCYHKGGRGTDRTLVFRVQFHTCTIHGPRLTFPKDQLDEAWADERFPFQASVEFVFSSSPEKIKGNTPRNDPSVSVDYNTAEPAVRWDSYENFNQHHEDSVDGSPTHTRGPLDGSPYAQVQRAPCQSPPAPSPEPPPPPMLSVSSDSGHSSTLTTEPAAESPGRPPPTAAERQELDRLLGGCGVAGGGRGAGRETAILDDEEQPPVGGGPPLGVYSGHRPSLSRHCSCRQGYREPCGVPNGGYYRPEGTLDRRRLVYGGYEGHPQGYAEASVEKRRLCRSLSEGPYPYPPELGKPANGDFGYRSPGYREVVIVEDPGMPALCSCPACEEKLALPTAALYGLRLEREAGEGWAGEAGKALLHPVRSGHPLPLLVPACGHHHTPMPDYSCLKPPKAGEEGHEGCSYTLCPEGRYGHPGYPALVTYGYGGAVPSYCPAYGRVPHSCGSPGEGRGYSSSGAHSPRAGSISPGSPPYPQSRKLSYEIPAEEGGDRYPIPGHLAPAGALASAESPEPASWREGPSGHSTLPRSPCDAQCSASSELSGPSTPLHTSSPVQGKESTRRQDTTSPTLVPTQRLSPGEALPSVPQGSAEKAPELPARSGLELPAPGPFSPTSPPSSPKDWPQEKSPGSRSDSANPRGPVPTTLPGLRHAPWQGLRDPPDSPDGSPLTPVPTQMPWLVASPEPPQSSPTPAFPLAASYDVNGPTQPPLPEKRHLLGPGQQPGPWGPEQASPPARGTSHHVTFAPLLPDNVPQPPEPPMQESQSNVKFVQDTSKFWYKPHLSRDQAIALLKDKDPGAFLIRDSHSFQGAYGLALKVATPPPSAQPWKGDPLEQLVRHFLIETGPKGVKIKGCPSEPYFGSLSALVSQHSISPLSLPCCLRIPSKDPLEETPETPVPANMSTAADLLRQGAACSVLYLTSVETESLTGPQAVARASSAALGCSPRPTPAIVHFKVSAQGITLTDNQRKLFFRRHYPVNSITFCSTDPQDRRWTNPDGTTSKIFGFVAKKPGSPWENVCHLFAELDPDQPAGAIVTFITKVLLGQRK; encoded by the exons ATGAAG CCTAGGAAAGCCGAGCCACACAGCTTCCGGGAGAAGGTCTTCCGGAAGAAACCACCAGTCTGTGCAGTGTGTAAGGTGACCATCGATGGAACTGGCGTCTCATGCAGAG TTTGCAAGGTGGCAACACACAGAAAATGTGAAGCAAAG GTGACTTCGTCCTGTCAGGCTTTGCCTCCGGCGGAGCTG CGGAGAAACACGGCCCCCGTGAGGCGCATAGAGCACCTG GGATCCACCAAGTCTCTAAACCACTCAAAGCAGCGCAACACTCTGCCCAG gaGCTTCAGCCTGGACCCGCTTATGGAGCGCCGCTGGGACTTGGACCTCACTTACGTGACGGAGCGGATCCTGGCTGCCGCCTTCCCCGCGCGGCCCGACGAGCAGCGACACCGGGGCCACCTGCGCGAGCTGGCTCACGTGCTGCAATCCAAGCACGGCGACAAGTACCTG CTCTTCAACCTTTCAGAGAAAAGACATGACCTGACCCGCCTAAACCCCAAG gtccAGGACTTCGGTTGGCCTGAGCTGCATGCGCCCCCCCTGGACAAGCTGTGTTCCATCTGCAAAGCCATGGAGACGTGGCTCAGTGCTGACCCACAGCACGTGGTTGTACTGTACTGCAAG GGGAGCAAGGGCAAGCTCGGGGTCATCGTCTCTGCCTACATGCACTACAGCAAGATCTCTGCAGG GGCGGACCAGGCATTGGCTACACTTACCATGAGGAAGTTCTGTGAGGACAAGGTGGCCGCGGAGCTGCAGCCCTCCCAGCGCCG ATATATCAGCTACTTCAGCGGCCTCCTGTCCGGCTCCATCAGAATGAACAGTAGCCCTCTCTTCCTGCACTATGTGCTTGTGCCCGTGCTGCCAGCCTTTGAACCTGGCACAG GCTTCCAGCCCTTCCTCAAGATCTACCAGTCCATGCAGCTCGTGTACACATCTGGAATCTA TCACGTTGCAGGCCCTGGGCCGCAACAGCTCTGCATCAGCCTGGAGCCAGCCCTCCTCCTCAAAGGCGATGTCATG GTGACCTGCTATCACAAGGGTGGCCGGGGGACAGACCGGACCCTCGTGTTCCGAGTCCAGTTCCACACGTGCACCATCCACGGACCACGGCTCACCTTCCCCAAGGACCAGCTGGACGAGGCCTGGGCTG ATGAGAGGTTCCCCTTCCAAGCCTCGGTGGAGTTCGTCTTCTCCTCCAGCCCTGAAAAGATCAAAG GCAACACCCCACGGAACGACCCCTCGGTCTCTGTTGACTACAACACGGCAGAGCCTGCCGTGCGCTGGGACTCCTACGAGAACTTCAATCAGCACCACGAGGACAGCGTGGACG GCTCCCCGACACACACCCGGGGACCCCTGGATGGCAGTCCTTACGCCCAGGTGCAGCGGGCCCCCTGCCAGAGCCCACCGGCGCCCTCTCCAGagccacctccaccccccatgCTCTCTGTCAGCAGCGACTCCGGCCATTCGTCCACACTGACCACGGAGCCGGCTGCCGAGTCCCCTGGCCGGCCACCCCCAACGGCTGCGGAACGACAGGAGCTAGACCGCCTCCTGGGAGGCTGTGGAGTGGCCGGTGGGGGCCGGGGAGCCGGGCGCGAGACGGCCATCCTGGATGACGAAGAGCAGCCGCCCGTGGGCGGAGGCCCCCCCCTCGGAGTGTATTCAGGCCACAGACCCAGCCTCAGCCGCCACTGCTCCTGCCGCCAGGGCTACCGGGAGCCCTGCGGGGTCCCCAATGGGGGCTACTACCGGCCGGAGGGAACCCTGGACAGGCGGCGGCTGGTCTATGGGGGCTATGAGGGGCACCCCCAGGGCTACGCCGAGGCCTCTGTGGAGAAGAGGCGCCTCTGCCGATCCCTGTCTGAGGGGCCGTATCCCTACCCCCCTGAGCTGGGGAAACCAGCCAACGGGGACTTCGGCTACCGTTCCCCAGGCTACCGGGAGGTGGTGATCGTGGAGGACCCTGGGATGCCTGCCCTGTGCTCCTGCCCCGCCTGTGAGGAGAAGCTGGCGCTGCCCACTGCAGCCCTATATGGGCTGAGGCtggagagggaggctggagaggggTGGGCAGGCGAGGCTGGCAAGGCTCTCCTGCACCCGGTGCGGTCTGGGCACCCACTGCCCCTGCTGGTGCCTGCCTGCGGGCATCACCACACCCCGATGCCCGACTACAGCTGCCTGAAGCCACCCAAGGCAGGCGAGGAAGGGCATGAGGGCTGCTCCTACACCCTGTGCCCTGAAGGCAGGTATGGGCATCCAGGGTATCCTGCCCTGGTGACATATGGCTATGGAGGAGCCGTTCCCAGTTACTGCCCAGCATATGGCCGGGTGCCTCATAGCTGTGGCTCTCCAGGTGAGGGCAGAGGGTATTCCAGTTCCGGTGCCCACTCCCCACGGGCTGGCTCCATTTCCCCGGGCAGCCCGCCCTACCCACAATCCAGGAAGCTGAGCTACGAGATCcctgcagaggagggaggggacaggtaCCCCATACCTGGGCACCTGGCCCCCGCAGGAGCCTTGGCATCTGCAG AATCACCTGAGCCAGCATCCTGGAGGGAGGGCCCCAGCGGGCATAGCACCCTGCCTCGGTCTCCCTGTGATGCTCAGTGCAGTGCCTCTTCTGAGCTGTCTGGTCCCTCCACGCCCCTGCACACCAGCAGCCCCGTCCAGGGCAAGGAAAG CACCCGACGGCAGGACACCACGTCCCCCACCTTGGTGCCCACTCAGAGACTAAGTCCTGGCGAGGCTTTGCCGTCCGTTCCCCAGGGAAGCGCCGAAAAGGCTCCCGAGCTGCCAGCGAGAAGCGGGCTTGAGCTTCCAGCCCCtggccccttctcccccacctccccgcccagCTCACCCAAGGACTGGCCTCAGGAGAAGAGCCCGGGGAGCCGCTCAGACAGCGCCAATCCGAGGGGCCCTGTGCCCACCACACTGCCTGGCCTCCGCCATGCCCCCTGGCAGGGACTTCGAGACCCCCCAGATAGCCCGGATGGGTCCCCCCTCACCCCTGTGCCTACCCAGATGCCCTGGCTTGTGGCCAGCCCAGAGCCGCCTCAGAGCTCACCCACGCCTGCCTTCCCCCTGGCTGCATCCTATGACGTCAAcggccccacccagcccccacttcCCGAGAAACGCCATTTGCTGGGACCTGGGCAACAGCCAGGACCCTGGGGCCCAGAGCAGGCATCACCACCAGCCAGAGGCACCAGTCACCATGTCACCTTTGCACCTCTGCTCCCGGATAatgtcccccaacccccag AGCCCCCTATGCAAGAGAGCCAGAGCAATGTCAAGTTCGTCCAGGATACATCCAAGTTCTGGTACAAACCACACCTGTCCCGTGACCAAG CCATTGCTCTGCTGAAGGACAAGGACCCTGGGGCCTTCCTGATCAGGGACAGTCATTCATTCCAAGGAGCCTACGGGCTGGCCCTCAAAGTGGCCACACCTCCACCCAGCGCCCAACCCTGGAAAG gggACCCCTTGGAACAGCTGGTCCGTCATTTTCTCATTGAGACTGGGCCCAAAGGGGTGAAGATCAAAGGCTGTCCCAGTGAGCCCTACTTTG GCAGCCTGTCGGCCCTGGTGTCCCAGCACTCCATCTCCccactgtccctgccctgctgcctGCGCATCCCCAGCAAAG ATCCTCTAGAGGAGACTCCAGAGACCCCAGTGCCAGCCAACATGAGCACAGCAGCCGACCTCCTACGTCAGGGTGCCG CCTGCAGTGTGCTCTACCTGACCTCAGTGGAGACAGAGTCACTGACGGGCCCCCAAGCGGTGGCCCGGGCCAGCTCTGCAGCTCTGGGCTGCAGCCCCCGGCCAACCCCAGCCATCGTCCACTTCAAGGTCTCAGCCCAGGGCATTACGCTGACGGACAACCAAAGGAA GCTCTTCTTTCGCCGCCATTATCCAGTGAACAGCATCACCTTCTGCAGCACTGATCCTCAGGACCGGAG ATGGACCAACCCCGACGGGACCACCTCCAA GATCTTTGGTTTCGTGGCCAAGAAGCCGGGAAGTCCCTGGGAGAACGTGTGTCACCTCTTTGCAGAGCTTGACCCAGATCAGCCTGCCGGCGCCATTGTCACCTTCATCACCAAAGTCCTACTGGGTCAGAGAAAGTGA
- the TNS2 gene encoding tensin-2 isoform X1, with translation MKSSGPVERLLRALGRRDSSRATSRPRKAEPHSFREKVFRKKPPVCAVCKVTIDGTGVSCRVCKVATHRKCEAKVTSSCQALPPAELRRNTAPVRRIEHLGSTKSLNHSKQRNTLPRSFSLDPLMERRWDLDLTYVTERILAAAFPARPDEQRHRGHLRELAHVLQSKHGDKYLLFNLSEKRHDLTRLNPKVQDFGWPELHAPPLDKLCSICKAMETWLSADPQHVVVLYCKGSKGKLGVIVSAYMHYSKISAGADQALATLTMRKFCEDKVAAELQPSQRRYISYFSGLLSGSIRMNSSPLFLHYVLVPVLPAFEPGTGFQPFLKIYQSMQLVYTSGIYHVAGPGPQQLCISLEPALLLKGDVMVTCYHKGGRGTDRTLVFRVQFHTCTIHGPRLTFPKDQLDEAWADERFPFQASVEFVFSSSPEKIKGNTPRNDPSVSVDYNTAEPAVRWDSYENFNQHHEDSVDGSPTHTRGPLDGSPYAQVQRAPCQSPPAPSPEPPPPPMLSVSSDSGHSSTLTTEPAAESPGRPPPTAAERQELDRLLGGCGVAGGGRGAGRETAILDDEEQPPVGGGPPLGVYSGHRPSLSRHCSCRQGYREPCGVPNGGYYRPEGTLDRRRLVYGGYEGHPQGYAEASVEKRRLCRSLSEGPYPYPPELGKPANGDFGYRSPGYREVVIVEDPGMPALCSCPACEEKLALPTAALYGLRLEREAGEGWAGEAGKALLHPVRSGHPLPLLVPACGHHHTPMPDYSCLKPPKAGEEGHEGCSYTLCPEGRYGHPGYPALVTYGYGGAVPSYCPAYGRVPHSCGSPGEGRGYSSSGAHSPRAGSISPGSPPYPQSRKLSYEIPAEEGGDRYPIPGHLAPAGALASAESPEPASWREGPSGHSTLPRSPCDAQCSASSELSGPSTPLHTSSPVQGKESTRRQDTTSPTLVPTQRLSPGEALPSVPQGSAEKAPELPARSGLELPAPGPFSPTSPPSSPKDWPQEKSPGSRSDSANPRGPVPTTLPGLRHAPWQGLRDPPDSPDGSPLTPVPTQMPWLVASPEPPQSSPTPAFPLAASYDVNGPTQPPLPEKRHLLGPGQQPGPWGPEQASPPARGTSHHVTFAPLLPDNVPQPPEPPMQESQSNVKFVQDTSKFWYKPHLSRDQAIALLKDKDPGAFLIRDSHSFQGAYGLALKVATPPPSAQPWKGDPLEQLVRHFLIETGPKGVKIKGCPSEPYFGSLSALVSQHSISPLSLPCCLRIPSKDPLEETPETPVPANMSTAADLLRQGAACSVLYLTSVETESLTGPQAVARASSAALGCSPRPTPAIVHFKVSAQGITLTDNQRKLFFRRHYPVNSITFCSTDPQDRRWTNPDGTTSKIFGFVAKKPGSPWENVCHLFAELDPDQPAGAIVTFITKVLLGQRK, from the exons ATGAAGTCCAGCGGCCCCGTGGAGAGGCTGCTCagagccctggggaggagggacagcagCCGGGCCACCAGCAGG CCTAGGAAAGCCGAGCCACACAGCTTCCGGGAGAAGGTCTTCCGGAAGAAACCACCAGTCTGTGCAGTGTGTAAGGTGACCATCGATGGAACTGGCGTCTCATGCAGAG TTTGCAAGGTGGCAACACACAGAAAATGTGAAGCAAAG GTGACTTCGTCCTGTCAGGCTTTGCCTCCGGCGGAGCTG CGGAGAAACACGGCCCCCGTGAGGCGCATAGAGCACCTG GGATCCACCAAGTCTCTAAACCACTCAAAGCAGCGCAACACTCTGCCCAG gaGCTTCAGCCTGGACCCGCTTATGGAGCGCCGCTGGGACTTGGACCTCACTTACGTGACGGAGCGGATCCTGGCTGCCGCCTTCCCCGCGCGGCCCGACGAGCAGCGACACCGGGGCCACCTGCGCGAGCTGGCTCACGTGCTGCAATCCAAGCACGGCGACAAGTACCTG CTCTTCAACCTTTCAGAGAAAAGACATGACCTGACCCGCCTAAACCCCAAG gtccAGGACTTCGGTTGGCCTGAGCTGCATGCGCCCCCCCTGGACAAGCTGTGTTCCATCTGCAAAGCCATGGAGACGTGGCTCAGTGCTGACCCACAGCACGTGGTTGTACTGTACTGCAAG GGGAGCAAGGGCAAGCTCGGGGTCATCGTCTCTGCCTACATGCACTACAGCAAGATCTCTGCAGG GGCGGACCAGGCATTGGCTACACTTACCATGAGGAAGTTCTGTGAGGACAAGGTGGCCGCGGAGCTGCAGCCCTCCCAGCGCCG ATATATCAGCTACTTCAGCGGCCTCCTGTCCGGCTCCATCAGAATGAACAGTAGCCCTCTCTTCCTGCACTATGTGCTTGTGCCCGTGCTGCCAGCCTTTGAACCTGGCACAG GCTTCCAGCCCTTCCTCAAGATCTACCAGTCCATGCAGCTCGTGTACACATCTGGAATCTA TCACGTTGCAGGCCCTGGGCCGCAACAGCTCTGCATCAGCCTGGAGCCAGCCCTCCTCCTCAAAGGCGATGTCATG GTGACCTGCTATCACAAGGGTGGCCGGGGGACAGACCGGACCCTCGTGTTCCGAGTCCAGTTCCACACGTGCACCATCCACGGACCACGGCTCACCTTCCCCAAGGACCAGCTGGACGAGGCCTGGGCTG ATGAGAGGTTCCCCTTCCAAGCCTCGGTGGAGTTCGTCTTCTCCTCCAGCCCTGAAAAGATCAAAG GCAACACCCCACGGAACGACCCCTCGGTCTCTGTTGACTACAACACGGCAGAGCCTGCCGTGCGCTGGGACTCCTACGAGAACTTCAATCAGCACCACGAGGACAGCGTGGACG GCTCCCCGACACACACCCGGGGACCCCTGGATGGCAGTCCTTACGCCCAGGTGCAGCGGGCCCCCTGCCAGAGCCCACCGGCGCCCTCTCCAGagccacctccaccccccatgCTCTCTGTCAGCAGCGACTCCGGCCATTCGTCCACACTGACCACGGAGCCGGCTGCCGAGTCCCCTGGCCGGCCACCCCCAACGGCTGCGGAACGACAGGAGCTAGACCGCCTCCTGGGAGGCTGTGGAGTGGCCGGTGGGGGCCGGGGAGCCGGGCGCGAGACGGCCATCCTGGATGACGAAGAGCAGCCGCCCGTGGGCGGAGGCCCCCCCCTCGGAGTGTATTCAGGCCACAGACCCAGCCTCAGCCGCCACTGCTCCTGCCGCCAGGGCTACCGGGAGCCCTGCGGGGTCCCCAATGGGGGCTACTACCGGCCGGAGGGAACCCTGGACAGGCGGCGGCTGGTCTATGGGGGCTATGAGGGGCACCCCCAGGGCTACGCCGAGGCCTCTGTGGAGAAGAGGCGCCTCTGCCGATCCCTGTCTGAGGGGCCGTATCCCTACCCCCCTGAGCTGGGGAAACCAGCCAACGGGGACTTCGGCTACCGTTCCCCAGGCTACCGGGAGGTGGTGATCGTGGAGGACCCTGGGATGCCTGCCCTGTGCTCCTGCCCCGCCTGTGAGGAGAAGCTGGCGCTGCCCACTGCAGCCCTATATGGGCTGAGGCtggagagggaggctggagaggggTGGGCAGGCGAGGCTGGCAAGGCTCTCCTGCACCCGGTGCGGTCTGGGCACCCACTGCCCCTGCTGGTGCCTGCCTGCGGGCATCACCACACCCCGATGCCCGACTACAGCTGCCTGAAGCCACCCAAGGCAGGCGAGGAAGGGCATGAGGGCTGCTCCTACACCCTGTGCCCTGAAGGCAGGTATGGGCATCCAGGGTATCCTGCCCTGGTGACATATGGCTATGGAGGAGCCGTTCCCAGTTACTGCCCAGCATATGGCCGGGTGCCTCATAGCTGTGGCTCTCCAGGTGAGGGCAGAGGGTATTCCAGTTCCGGTGCCCACTCCCCACGGGCTGGCTCCATTTCCCCGGGCAGCCCGCCCTACCCACAATCCAGGAAGCTGAGCTACGAGATCcctgcagaggagggaggggacaggtaCCCCATACCTGGGCACCTGGCCCCCGCAGGAGCCTTGGCATCTGCAG AATCACCTGAGCCAGCATCCTGGAGGGAGGGCCCCAGCGGGCATAGCACCCTGCCTCGGTCTCCCTGTGATGCTCAGTGCAGTGCCTCTTCTGAGCTGTCTGGTCCCTCCACGCCCCTGCACACCAGCAGCCCCGTCCAGGGCAAGGAAAG CACCCGACGGCAGGACACCACGTCCCCCACCTTGGTGCCCACTCAGAGACTAAGTCCTGGCGAGGCTTTGCCGTCCGTTCCCCAGGGAAGCGCCGAAAAGGCTCCCGAGCTGCCAGCGAGAAGCGGGCTTGAGCTTCCAGCCCCtggccccttctcccccacctccccgcccagCTCACCCAAGGACTGGCCTCAGGAGAAGAGCCCGGGGAGCCGCTCAGACAGCGCCAATCCGAGGGGCCCTGTGCCCACCACACTGCCTGGCCTCCGCCATGCCCCCTGGCAGGGACTTCGAGACCCCCCAGATAGCCCGGATGGGTCCCCCCTCACCCCTGTGCCTACCCAGATGCCCTGGCTTGTGGCCAGCCCAGAGCCGCCTCAGAGCTCACCCACGCCTGCCTTCCCCCTGGCTGCATCCTATGACGTCAAcggccccacccagcccccacttcCCGAGAAACGCCATTTGCTGGGACCTGGGCAACAGCCAGGACCCTGGGGCCCAGAGCAGGCATCACCACCAGCCAGAGGCACCAGTCACCATGTCACCTTTGCACCTCTGCTCCCGGATAatgtcccccaacccccag AGCCCCCTATGCAAGAGAGCCAGAGCAATGTCAAGTTCGTCCAGGATACATCCAAGTTCTGGTACAAACCACACCTGTCCCGTGACCAAG CCATTGCTCTGCTGAAGGACAAGGACCCTGGGGCCTTCCTGATCAGGGACAGTCATTCATTCCAAGGAGCCTACGGGCTGGCCCTCAAAGTGGCCACACCTCCACCCAGCGCCCAACCCTGGAAAG gggACCCCTTGGAACAGCTGGTCCGTCATTTTCTCATTGAGACTGGGCCCAAAGGGGTGAAGATCAAAGGCTGTCCCAGTGAGCCCTACTTTG GCAGCCTGTCGGCCCTGGTGTCCCAGCACTCCATCTCCccactgtccctgccctgctgcctGCGCATCCCCAGCAAAG ATCCTCTAGAGGAGACTCCAGAGACCCCAGTGCCAGCCAACATGAGCACAGCAGCCGACCTCCTACGTCAGGGTGCCG CCTGCAGTGTGCTCTACCTGACCTCAGTGGAGACAGAGTCACTGACGGGCCCCCAAGCGGTGGCCCGGGCCAGCTCTGCAGCTCTGGGCTGCAGCCCCCGGCCAACCCCAGCCATCGTCCACTTCAAGGTCTCAGCCCAGGGCATTACGCTGACGGACAACCAAAGGAA GCTCTTCTTTCGCCGCCATTATCCAGTGAACAGCATCACCTTCTGCAGCACTGATCCTCAGGACCGGAG ATGGACCAACCCCGACGGGACCACCTCCAA GATCTTTGGTTTCGTGGCCAAGAAGCCGGGAAGTCCCTGGGAGAACGTGTGTCACCTCTTTGCAGAGCTTGACCCAGATCAGCCTGCCGGCGCCATTGTCACCTTCATCACCAAAGTCCTACTGGGTCAGAGAAAGTGA